One window of Catonella massiliensis genomic DNA carries:
- a CDS encoding GGDEF and EAL domain-containing protein, whose translation MDSVVVSFISMFACAFVVLAVCLIRTIKKKQAVAPKVRLLIIVNIVSVVIQAALLFAEDVQTALMLHTFYLVCICGIRYVALKIAVEVTKYEITNIKIFYFVDAIIALDVLLVLSNIFTQSLFTTQKVMIGNWYYFTTVAQPLVTLHNIVSCGVLMLIAFIIIYKLVGLSPAYYGKYIILLASFTIAVVVNLLYKFLNYAVDISVLGYTVSVVMVYLVLLENKQKTLIDKMLSRIVLKTDDIIVFLDIEGECVFVNDVAKSFFGVKDDYSLVIKQISKMFKLENFDSERLEYSTLCTMSDKGEQKHYDIVYKKLYRNGKPEGSYYKIKDRTIDVDIFNKDKYKATHDKLTGLYNSDYFCDKVEEILKENPDKDYYILCSDVQDFKLINDSFGKVVGDKVLNSIAWKLREKITKNTLYCRLSGDKFCILTEKDKFDEKLYKSIAKEVSMTDGIHYPINMQIGVYYIEDRKLSPSMMIDRAGMAISKNKEDYQNKIFYYDDKIRELKYWEQRLSGELDNAINDNQLKVYLQEQCDGDGKVIGAEALIRWIHPTEGLMPPYRFIPMFEKNGLISKVDLFVWKEAAKLLKKWQNEGNDEYYISVNISPADFYFLDIYKELVRIVEKYEINPAKLKLEITETLIMKDVESRLMIVEKLRDFGFTVEMDDFGSGYSSLNMLKDISVDVLKLDMGFLYKTKDEEKSRKIIGMIVQLSKALDMPVICEGVETKSQFEFLKNIKCDYFQGYLFAKPVSIEDFENKNL comes from the coding sequence ATGGATTCAGTTGTTGTATCGTTTATAAGTATGTTTGCTTGTGCTTTCGTTGTACTTGCTGTATGTCTTATTAGAACGATAAAGAAAAAACAGGCTGTAGCTCCTAAAGTCAGACTGTTGATTATTGTAAACATAGTCTCTGTAGTTATTCAGGCTGCACTTTTGTTTGCTGAAGATGTACAAACTGCTTTGATGCTTCATACTTTTTATCTGGTCTGCATATGTGGAATCAGGTATGTAGCACTTAAGATAGCAGTTGAAGTCACAAAATATGAGATTACAAATATTAAAATATTCTATTTTGTAGACGCAATTATTGCTTTGGATGTGTTACTTGTTTTAAGTAATATATTCACACAATCACTTTTTACAACTCAGAAGGTAATGATTGGAAATTGGTACTACTTTACTACAGTTGCACAGCCTCTTGTAACATTACACAATATAGTATCTTGTGGCGTTTTGATGCTCATTGCATTTATAATAATTTATAAATTGGTGGGGCTTAGTCCTGCTTATTATGGAAAATACATTATTCTTCTTGCATCCTTCACTATTGCAGTAGTGGTCAACTTGTTATATAAGTTTCTTAATTATGCAGTGGATATATCAGTGCTCGGTTACACAGTCAGTGTAGTGATGGTTTATCTGGTTTTGCTGGAGAACAAACAGAAAACGTTAATAGATAAAATGCTCTCACGCATTGTTTTAAAAACAGATGATATTATCGTGTTTCTTGATATTGAAGGTGAATGCGTGTTTGTAAATGACGTAGCAAAGAGCTTTTTTGGGGTTAAGGATGATTATTCATTGGTCATTAAACAAATTAGTAAGATGTTTAAGCTAGAGAATTTTGACAGTGAAAGACTTGAGTATTCTACCCTATGTACAATGAGTGACAAAGGCGAGCAGAAGCATTATGACATTGTATATAAGAAGCTGTATAGGAATGGAAAACCGGAAGGCAGCTATTACAAAATAAAGGATAGAACCATAGATGTTGATATATTCAACAAGGACAAATACAAGGCTACGCATGACAAGTTAACGGGACTTTACAATAGTGATTATTTTTGCGACAAGGTCGAAGAAATATTAAAGGAGAATCCTGATAAGGATTACTATATTTTATGCTCCGATGTTCAGGATTTTAAACTTATTAATGATTCTTTTGGAAAAGTTGTCGGCGACAAGGTGCTTAACTCAATAGCGTGGAAGCTAAGAGAAAAAATAACTAAGAATACTTTGTATTGCAGGCTTTCAGGAGATAAGTTCTGTATTCTTACAGAGAAAGATAAGTTTGATGAAAAACTATACAAAAGTATAGCAAAAGAAGTATCGATGACTGATGGTATACACTATCCTATCAATATGCAGATAGGTGTGTACTACATTGAGGATAGAAAACTATCGCCATCTATGATGATCGACAGAGCGGGAATGGCTATATCCAAGAATAAGGAAGATTATCAGAATAAGATATTCTACTATGATGATAAGATAAGAGAATTAAAATACTGGGAACAGAGGCTCTCAGGTGAACTTGACAATGCCATAAACGACAATCAGCTAAAGGTATATCTGCAGGAGCAGTGTGATGGCGATGGCAAGGTTATAGGAGCTGAGGCTCTTATCAGGTGGATTCACCCTACTGAAGGCCTGATGCCGCCATATAGATTCATACCTATGTTTGAGAAAAACGGTCTTATAAGCAAGGTGGATTTGTTTGTATGGAAAGAAGCCGCAAAACTATTAAAGAAATGGCAGAATGAAGGAAACGATGAATATTATATTTCAGTGAATATTTCTCCTGCAGACTTCTATTTCTTAGATATTTACAAAGAGCTTGTAAGGATTGTTGAAAAATATGAGATTAACCCTGCAAAGCTAAAGCTTGAAATCACAGAAACCCTGATTATGAAGGATGTTGAGAGCAGGCTTATGATAGTAGAAAAGCTTAGGGACTTTGGATTTACAGTGGAGATGGATGACTTTGGAAGTGGATATTCTTCGCTTAATATGCTAAAGGATATATCTGTAGATGTACTTAAGCTTGATATGGGATTCCTGTATAAAACAAAGGATGAAGAAAAGAGCAGAAAGATTATAGGAATGATAGTTCAGCTCTCGAAGGCTCTGGATATGCCTGTAATCTGCGAAGGTGTGGAAACAAAATCACAGTTTGAATTCTTAAAAAATATCAAATGTGATTATTTTCAGGGATATCTGTTTGCAAAGCCTGTATCGATTGAAGATTTTGAGAATAAAAATCTGTAA
- a CDS encoding S41 family peptidase, with amino-acid sequence MNRLVKKAGSFMLASTLVLGMPFYFNTLRAEAAVSESRAQEIRTELKDLIDKVNQNYYEDVDTNKILDEVFEEADDKTGLDTISKLFVSKLNDPYSVYYTVKELESFNSAMKGEYYGIGIEVAKDVKTGGIKITNVFEGSPAKKAKLKKGDIILKAGKKDLTRLEILKATSYFKGKKGSKVTLTVLRGKSTKKMVVERNEVIIPTVSSKTYTNGRVGYIKVNAFLDNTGKEFVGALNKLVKKDIEGLVIDLRNNGGGYVGTAYDMLDRILPDNTDIFSFVYKSGKKEIAKTGELSTGDDKVFNLPIVILMNNESASASELFTGALKDNGYAETVGETSYGKGVAQSILEVLGKDGSTVIGGLKLTTIKYYLPNGESINKVGITPDYKIKDDKKTAKDEQLDYAVKKIKKMID; translated from the coding sequence TTGAATAGATTAGTAAAAAAAGCGGGAAGCTTTATGCTTGCATCAACACTTGTGCTTGGTATGCCTTTTTACTTTAATACATTAAGAGCAGAGGCTGCAGTTTCTGAGTCAAGGGCTCAGGAGATTAGGACTGAATTAAAGGATCTGATTGACAAAGTAAATCAGAATTATTACGAAGATGTGGATACTAATAAGATCTTAGATGAGGTTTTTGAAGAGGCGGATGACAAGACGGGCCTTGATACCATATCCAAGCTTTTTGTAAGCAAGTTAAATGATCCTTATTCTGTATATTATACGGTCAAGGAGCTTGAGAGCTTTAACAGTGCAATGAAGGGTGAATACTACGGAATTGGTATCGAGGTAGCTAAAGATGTGAAGACCGGCGGGATTAAGATAACCAATGTATTTGAAGGAAGTCCTGCAAAGAAAGCCAAGCTTAAAAAGGGCGATATTATACTTAAGGCCGGCAAAAAAGACCTGACCAGGCTTGAGATTCTGAAGGCCACCTCTTATTTTAAGGGTAAAAAGGGAAGTAAGGTTACCCTTACTGTACTTAGGGGAAAGTCTACAAAAAAGATGGTTGTAGAAAGAAATGAAGTAATTATACCTACTGTTTCTTCTAAGACCTATACTAACGGAAGGGTAGGGTATATTAAAGTAAACGCTTTTCTTGACAATACAGGTAAAGAATTTGTCGGTGCGTTAAACAAGCTGGTAAAAAAGGATATTGAAGGGCTTGTGATTGATCTTAGGAACAATGGAGGCGGATATGTAGGCACAGCCTATGATATGCTTGATCGTATACTTCCTGATAATACTGATATTTTTTCTTTTGTATACAAGAGCGGTAAGAAGGAGATAGCAAAGACGGGTGAACTTTCAACCGGTGATGATAAAGTATTTAACCTTCCTATTGTTATCCTTATGAATAATGAGTCTGCCAGTGCTTCAGAGCTTTTTACCGGAGCCCTAAAGGATAATGGTTATGCAGAAACCGTAGGAGAGACAAGCTACGGTAAAGGAGTGGCTCAGAGTATACTTGAAGTACTTGGAAAGGACGGCAGCACTGTAATAGGAGGACTTAAGCTGACAACAATAAAGTACTACCTCCCAAATGGTGAAAGTATCAATAAAGTAGGTATAACTCCTGACTACAAGATAAAGGATGATAAGAAGACTGCTAAGGATGAGCAGCTTGATTATGCTGTAAAAAAGATTAAGAAAATGATAGATTAA
- a CDS encoding phosphatidylserine decarboxylase, with product MREDYSVRFLYGTAAGRALLKLLTRPVVSDIGGKFLDSPPSRLLIPGFIKKNNISLEGIEVPARGFYSFNEFFKRRKKAVKFDKNQNHFINPCDGYLSVVELREDSSFKIKNSRYNLVSLLKDNVLAKEFAGGYALIYRLTPKHYHRYIFSDDGVVVRTKRIEGILHCVRPVALSVYPVFSENTREYAVVNTDNFGKIIQMEIGALMVGKISNHKLKGRIAKGLEKGCFEFGGSTIVVFVKKDEIEFNPYILKKLRKYAEISVTLGEVVAVKKNGGKVE from the coding sequence ATGAGAGAAGATTATTCAGTAAGATTTTTATATGGTACGGCAGCAGGGAGAGCGCTGCTTAAGCTGCTTACAAGGCCTGTGGTTTCTGATATAGGAGGTAAGTTCTTAGACTCACCTCCTTCAAGGCTGTTGATACCGGGGTTTATAAAGAAGAATAATATTTCACTTGAGGGAATAGAAGTGCCTGCGCGGGGCTTCTATTCCTTTAATGAGTTTTTTAAGAGAAGAAAAAAAGCGGTTAAATTTGATAAAAACCAGAATCATTTTATTAACCCTTGTGATGGATATCTTTCTGTGGTAGAATTAAGAGAAGATTCTTCGTTTAAAATTAAAAACTCAAGATATAATTTGGTGAGCTTACTAAAAGACAATGTGCTTGCAAAGGAATTTGCAGGCGGTTATGCCCTTATTTACAGGCTTACGCCTAAGCATTATCACAGATATATATTTTCAGATGACGGTGTAGTTGTAAGAACGAAACGAATAGAGGGAATACTCCACTGCGTAAGACCCGTTGCTTTGTCCGTATACCCTGTATTTTCTGAAAATACAAGAGAATATGCTGTGGTTAATACTGATAATTTTGGCAAGATTATTCAGATGGAAATAGGAGCACTTATGGTTGGAAAGATATCAAATCATAAGTTAAAGGGTAGAATTGCTAAAGGTCTTGAAAAGGGCTGCTTTGAATTTGGAGGATCCACTATTGTGGTATTTGTTAAGAAAGATGAGATAGAATTTAACCCTTATATTTTAAAAAAGTTAAGGAAGTACGCTGAGATATCAGTGACTCTTGGAGAAGTCGTTGCGGTGAAGAAGAATGGAGGAAAAGTTGAATAG
- a CDS encoding CDP-alcohol phosphatidyltransferase family protein encodes MKKGLLGYYNYTVVLTYVGMLTAFMGILLVLNKNFSTAVVCLLVSGVCDMFDGKVAATKVRDHNEKCFGIQIDSLSDLVSFGIFPALFVYVFLDNEIAAGFIASFYVLAALIRLAYFNVLEEERQRQSTGLRTVYLGLPVTTIALLLPAVHIAYERGIFKNKLAYLVMLIFVMVGFVSPFEIKKPNALGKVGMIILGVLEVIGVLFLMGWDAV; translated from the coding sequence ATGAAAAAGGGATTGTTAGGATATTATAATTACACAGTTGTGCTTACCTATGTGGGCATGTTGACTGCTTTTATGGGAATCCTACTGGTATTAAACAAAAATTTTTCTACGGCAGTGGTCTGCCTGCTTGTGTCGGGTGTCTGCGATATGTTTGACGGAAAGGTTGCTGCTACAAAGGTTAGGGACCACAACGAAAAGTGCTTTGGTATCCAGATTGATTCCCTAAGTGACTTAGTAAGCTTTGGAATATTCCCGGCTTTATTTGTATATGTGTTCTTAGATAATGAGATCGCGGCGGGCTTTATAGCTTCTTTTTACGTTCTTGCAGCCCTTATCCGTCTTGCATACTTTAACGTTCTTGAAGAAGAGAGACAGAGGCAGAGTACCGGGCTTAGAACTGTGTATTTAGGGCTTCCTGTAACGACAATTGCCCTTCTTCTTCCTGCAGTTCATATTGCGTATGAAAGAGGAATATTTAAGAATAAACTTGCTTACCTTGTTATGTTAATCTTTGTGATGGTTGGATTTGTTTCGCCTTTTGAAATAAAGAAGCCTAATGCACTTGGCAAAGTGGGTATGATAATACTAGGCGTTTTAGAAGTAATCGGTGTTTTATTTTTGATGGGATGGGATGCGGTATGA
- a CDS encoding phosphatase PAP2 family protein — MREKSAEVLFIPKFMLIPLFISITWNSITYFGSRLLTTNWHHINAEISLDSIIPLVPWTVSIYLSCYIYWLANYILGVRQSREEAFRFISADFFAKTICLLCFLIIPTTNIRPQLGSEGFWNKIMIWLYNTDAADNLFPSIHCLTSWFCYIAVRENKRIPKPYVMFSLFFAICICISTLTTKQHVIVDVIGGVGIAEGSYFVVKYGFTGLYTRLITKINRKLKLE; from the coding sequence ATGAGAGAGAAGTCCGCTGAAGTTTTATTTATACCAAAGTTTATGTTGATTCCGCTTTTCATATCTATTACTTGGAATTCAATAACATATTTTGGTTCAAGATTACTTACTACGAACTGGCATCATATAAATGCTGAGATTTCCCTTGATTCTATTATACCTCTTGTACCTTGGACGGTTTCTATATATTTAAGCTGCTATATATATTGGCTGGCTAATTATATCTTGGGTGTAAGACAAAGTAGGGAAGAAGCTTTCAGGTTTATTAGTGCAGATTTTTTTGCAAAAACGATTTGCCTTCTTTGCTTCCTCATCATACCGACTACCAATATAAGACCGCAGTTAGGGAGTGAAGGGTTCTGGAATAAGATTATGATTTGGCTGTATAATACAGATGCGGCTGACAATCTTTTTCCTTCCATTCACTGCCTCACAAGCTGGTTTTGCTATATTGCGGTAAGAGAGAACAAGAGGATACCTAAGCCTTATGTGATGTTTTCACTGTTTTTTGCGATATGTATATGTATTTCTACTCTTACAACCAAGCAGCACGTTATAGTTGATGTGATTGGAGGAGTAGGTATTGCAGAAGGCAGCTATTTTGTAGTAAAATATGGTTTTACCGGACTTTATACGAGACTCATTACCAAAATCAATCGAAAACTTAAGTTGGAGTAG
- a CDS encoding aldose 1-epimerase family protein, whose product MSYRLKNEILEISIAAKGAELTSIKDSSGKEYLWQGDEKYWGRQSPILFPFVGRLKNQEFTYEGKKYHIMQHGFARDMEFVVIEEKENEIWFEIRDNEETLKMYPFHFALRIGYRLSGNKIEVLWEVENTGDKTMYFNIGAHPGFNCPIDGEADKVGYSLEYNSKGNPKYFGADYDTGLRLSELHELKLENGRSIITKEYFDTTTYIFEDNQISEVSLVKPNGKKIVTVKFDMPILAIWSKERADAPFVCLEPWYGRCDRMEFEGDLADRECNIVLEAGKKFNNVYSIELG is encoded by the coding sequence ATGAGTTATAGATTAAAAAATGAGATTCTTGAAATAAGCATTGCAGCAAAAGGAGCAGAGTTAACCTCTATAAAGGATAGTTCAGGTAAAGAATACCTTTGGCAGGGAGATGAAAAGTACTGGGGCAGGCAGTCGCCTATACTTTTTCCTTTCGTAGGAAGGCTTAAGAATCAGGAATTTACCTATGAGGGCAAAAAATATCATATCATGCAGCATGGCTTTGCCAGAGATATGGAGTTTGTGGTTATAGAAGAGAAAGAAAATGAAATCTGGTTTGAGATAAGGGATAATGAGGAAACACTTAAGATGTATCCTTTTCATTTCGCACTCAGAATAGGCTACCGCCTGAGTGGCAACAAGATAGAGGTGCTTTGGGAGGTAGAGAATACAGGTGATAAAACTATGTATTTTAACATAGGTGCACATCCGGGCTTTAACTGTCCTATTGATGGTGAAGCCGATAAGGTGGGATATTCTTTAGAATACAATTCTAAGGGGAATCCTAAGTATTTTGGTGCAGATTATGATACAGGACTTAGACTGTCTGAACTTCATGAGCTTAAGCTTGAAAATGGAAGAAGTATAATTACTAAGGAGTATTTTGACACTACTACTTACATTTTCGAGGATAACCAGATATCTGAGGTTTCGTTAGTTAAACCAAATGGTAAAAAGATTGTAACTGTTAAGTTTGACATGCCTATACTTGCAATCTGGTCAAAGGAGAGAGCGGATGCTCCTTTTGTATGCCTTGAGCCATGGTATGGCCGCTGTGACAGGATGGAATTTGAAGGAGACCTAGCCGACAGAGAGTGTAACATTGTACTTGAGGCAGGTAAGAAGTTTAACAATGTATATAGTATTGAGTTAGGATAA
- a CDS encoding dihydroorotate dehydrogenase encodes MGNMSVEIAGVKLKNPVMTASGTFGSGAEFMDYIDLSLLGGLTTKGVSDVPWKGNPTPRVAETASGMLNAIGLQNPGIDVFIKRDLEKLRGIDTVVMANVCGHTTEEYVEVVKRLADNDVVKLLEINISCPNVKAGGITFGTNPDAAFEVTKAIKKYAKQPVIMKLTPNVTDITELAKACEAGGADGLSLINTLTGMKIDIHKRKFALANKTGGLSGPAVKPVAIRMVYQVRKAVNLPIIGMGGIMTGEDAVEFLMAGATAVSVGTANFNNPAASVHVVKGIEEYMSKYGISDINELIGCVE; translated from the coding sequence ATGGGAAATATGAGTGTGGAAATAGCCGGAGTAAAGCTTAAGAATCCGGTAATGACAGCTTCAGGAACCTTTGGCTCAGGTGCTGAATTTATGGATTATATAGACCTTTCTCTCCTGGGTGGACTTACCACAAAGGGCGTTTCTGATGTGCCTTGGAAGGGTAATCCTACTCCCAGGGTGGCAGAGACAGCTTCAGGCATGCTAAATGCCATAGGACTTCAAAACCCGGGAATAGATGTATTTATTAAGAGGGACTTAGAAAAGCTAAGAGGGATAGATACTGTAGTGATGGCAAATGTCTGCGGTCACACTACTGAGGAATATGTAGAAGTGGTCAAAAGACTTGCAGACAATGATGTGGTAAAACTCCTTGAAATCAATATTTCCTGTCCTAATGTGAAAGCGGGTGGAATTACCTTTGGCACCAACCCTGATGCGGCTTTTGAAGTAACAAAGGCTATTAAAAAGTATGCCAAGCAGCCTGTAATTATGAAGCTTACACCTAATGTAACTGATATAACAGAGCTTGCCAAGGCCTGCGAGGCCGGAGGGGCTGATGGCTTGTCTCTAATCAATACCCTTACAGGGATGAAGATAGATATTCATAAGAGAAAGTTCGCTCTTGCCAACAAAACAGGAGGTCTTTCGGGACCTGCAGTCAAACCTGTTGCAATCAGAATGGTATACCAGGTAAGGAAGGCTGTAAACTTACCTATCATAGGTATGGGTGGAATAATGACAGGAGAGGATGCAGTAGAGTTTCTTATGGCAGGAGCTACTGCGGTAAGCGTAGGGACTGCGAATTTTAACAACCCTGCAGCAAGTGTTCATGTGGTAAAGGGAATTGAAGAATATATGTCAAAATATGGAATTAGTGATATTAACGAGCTTATTGGCTGTGTAGAGTAG